From one Anopheles bellator chromosome 1, idAnoBellAS_SP24_06.2, whole genome shotgun sequence genomic stretch:
- the LOC131215864 gene encoding uncharacterized protein LOC131215864, whose product MIGGKSWFFVGLLMIVSLRSTLAQTVNSTREVAAPNVTEVTTLPPQVATSTEQSLARRVLSALWLEITRRRNERTQRQQERREEILRDLDDLGDRKREFELRRQESQRDAQAEQDARRQEMLARRAGRLPARERERYNRQRLEKLSRQAPPPPEENEIDDSVPLLDDVVEQQELGGGGGQRVRNLLLIEEATGNVRLIDLDTEEGRKLVAEKRAGEADGSADTASKADQN is encoded by the exons ATGATCGGTGGAAAG TCGTGGTTCTTTGTGGGGCTGCTGATGATCGTCAGCCTCCGCAGCACGCTGGCCCAGACGGTGAACTCCACACGGGAAGTAGCCGCACCGAACGTGACCGAAGTGACGACTCTGCCACCACAGGTCGCCACCTCGACGGAGCAATCGCTAGCCCGCCGAGTGCTCAGTGCTCTGTGGCTCGAGATTACGAGGCGTCGAAACGAGCGAACTCAACGGCAGCAGGAACGTCGAGAGGAGATCCTGCGCGATTTGGACGATCTGGGCGATCGGAAGCGGGAGTTTGAGTTACGCCGCCAGGAATCGCAACGGGATGCGCAGGCGGAACAGGATGCTCGGCGGCAGGAGATGCTAGCACGGCGTGCCGGTCGGTTACCTGCGCGCGAACGGGAGCGCTACAATCGGCAGCGGCTGGAGAAACTGAGCCGAcaggcaccgccaccgcccgagGAGAATGAAATCGACGACTCAGTTCCGCTGCTGGATGATGTGGTCGAACAGCAGGaactgggtggtggtggtgggcagcGCGTGCGGAACTTGCTGCTGATCGAAGAGGCGACCGGTAACGTGAGACTAATCGACTTGGACACCGAAGAAGGCCGGAAGCTGGTGGCCGAGAAGCGGGCCGGTGAAGCGGACGGCAGCGCGGACACGGCCAGCAAAGCCGACCAGAACTAG